Proteins co-encoded in one Sebastes fasciatus isolate fSebFas1 chromosome 11, fSebFas1.pri, whole genome shotgun sequence genomic window:
- the LOC141777555 gene encoding zinc finger and BTB domain-containing protein 14-like, with the protein MSDLLRYIDYDHKATFLKMLNQQRMEGEHCDVVVVVENIEFRAHRCVLAACSNYFKKLFKKQSDEDNSIVELDFIRSDIFEEVLNYMYTARLAVRKKDINMMMSSGQILGINFLDNLCTQKRELTNMKTRENQAPGDHGMRAQDAILKELAMEEVRKNSFYDQGMEGMGAGGSHVSQPHNYNTNMSKDPHSHGWGSSSSSDMKLEYLLYGHRDHGTCQSTGAKPLDHNAKKERLLTANRPYACEHCPKAFTTAAHLKEHLKIHSGFKPHRCVVCGKAFIRGPDLKRHERVHSNERPFACQLCEKAFKHKSHLKDHERQHRGERPFNCGSCEKAFIKASDLKRHWNTMHSGNPRRQMSLSPAASQHGPAEATDQRDWKLETGPHSHNSGDC; encoded by the coding sequence ATGTCAGATTTACTGAGATACATCGACTATGACCACAAAGCCACCTTCCTGAAGATGCTCAACCAGCAGAGGATGGAGGGCGAGCACTgtgatgtggtggtggtggtggaaaaCATCGAGTTCAGGGCTCACCGCTGTGTCTTGGCGGCATGCAGCAACTACTTCAAGAAGCTCTTCAAGAAGCAGAGCGACGAGGACAACTCCATCGTGGAGCTGGACTTCATCCGCTCCGACATCTTCGAGGAGGTGCTCAACTACATGTACACGGCCCGGCTCGCCGTGAGGAAGAAGGACATCAATATGATGATGTCGTCCGGCCAGATCCTGGGCATCAACTTCCTGGACAACCTGTGCACCCAGAAGCGCGAGCTGACCAACATGAAGACCCGGGAGAACCAGGCGCCCGGCGACCACGGGATGCGAGCCCAGGACGCCATCCTGAAGGAGCTGGCCATGGAGGAAGTGAGGAAGAACAGCTTCTACGATCAGGGGATGGAGGGGATGGGCGCCGGGGGCTCACACGTGTCTCAGCCGCACAACTACAACACCAACATGAGCAAAGATCCGCACAGCCACGGCTGgggctcctcttcctccagcgACATGAAGCTGGAGTACCTGCTGTACGGCCACCGAGACCACGGCACCTGCCAGAGCACGGGCGCCAAGCCCTTGGACCACAACGCCAAAAAAGAGCGGCTGCTCACCGCCAACCGGCCCTACGCCTGCGAGCACTGCCCCAAAGCCTTCACCACCGCCGCCCACCTCAAGGAGCACCTGAAGATCCACTCCGGCTTCAAGCCTCACCGCTGCGTGGTGTGCGGCAAGGCCTTCATCAGGGGCCCCGACCTGAAGAGGCACGAGAGGGTCCACAGCAACGAGAGGCCCTTCGCGTGCCAACTGTGCGAAAAGGCCTTCAAGCACAAGTCCCACCTGAAAGACCACGAACGGCAGCACCGGGGCGAGCGGCCGTTCAACTGCGGCTCCTGCGAAAAGGCCTTCATCAAAGCGTCGGATTTGAAGCGCCACTGGAACACCATGCACAGCGGCAACCCCCGCAGACAGATGTCCCTGTCTCCCGCCGCCTCCCAGCACGGCCCGGCAGAGGCCACCGACCAGAGAGACTGGAAACTGGAGACCGGGCCACATTCGCACAACTCGGGAGACTGTTGA